Proteins encoded together in one Planctopirus ephydatiae window:
- a CDS encoding glutamine--tRNA ligase/YqeY domain fusion protein, producing MSTDPTTPPAAPTNFIHEIIDGHNASGRFGGKVHTRFPPEPNGYLHIGHAKSICLNFGIAKKYGGKCNLRFDDTNPTKEDIEYVNSIQEDVRWLGFEWDGLYYASDYFEQIYQWAELLIEKGKAYVDSSTLDEIREQRGTVTQPGIENQYRSRSVEENLDLFRRMRAGEFPDGAHVLRAKIDMAHTNMLLRDPVIYRIRHAHHHRTGDAWCLYPMYDFAHGYSDSIEGITHSICTLEFEIHRPLYDWLIEAVGIYHPQQIEFARLNLTYTVMSKRKLLELVEAKIVSGWDDPRMPTIAGIRRRGYTPAAMRDFCETIGVTRFNGMTDLVVLENAVRNDLNKSAPRVMGVLKPLKVVLTNYPEGQTEEFDCINNPEDPAAGSRKVPFSRELYIERDDFMEDPPKQFFRLAPGREVRLRWAYVIKCEEAVKDPATGEIVELRCTYDPETKGGNTPDGRKIKSTIHWVSAPHALSTEVRLYSPLFTVEDVSSIPEGEDWKNYLSPTSLVVIPDAKLEPSVKTQATGYRCQFERLGYFCLDPDTTSEKLVFNRTVTLKDEWAKIQKKGG from the coding sequence ATGTCGACGGATCCGACAACTCCTCCCGCCGCCCCTACCAACTTCATCCACGAGATCATCGATGGCCATAACGCCTCGGGGCGCTTCGGCGGAAAAGTGCACACCCGCTTTCCACCAGAACCCAATGGCTACCTGCACATTGGCCACGCCAAGTCGATCTGCCTGAACTTCGGGATCGCCAAAAAGTACGGCGGCAAATGCAATCTCCGCTTCGACGACACCAACCCCACCAAAGAAGACATCGAGTACGTCAACTCGATTCAGGAAGACGTGCGCTGGCTGGGCTTTGAATGGGACGGCCTCTATTACGCCAGCGATTACTTCGAGCAGATCTACCAGTGGGCCGAGCTTCTCATTGAAAAGGGCAAGGCGTATGTCGACAGCTCGACACTTGACGAGATTCGCGAACAGCGCGGGACAGTGACTCAGCCCGGTATCGAGAACCAGTATCGCAGTCGATCCGTGGAGGAAAACCTGGATCTCTTCCGCCGCATGCGGGCCGGTGAATTCCCGGATGGTGCGCATGTGCTGCGGGCCAAGATCGATATGGCCCATACCAACATGCTGCTCCGCGACCCGGTCATCTATCGCATCCGGCACGCCCACCATCACCGCACAGGGGATGCCTGGTGCCTCTACCCGATGTACGACTTCGCTCATGGTTACAGCGATTCGATTGAAGGAATCACCCATTCGATCTGCACGCTCGAATTTGAAATCCACCGGCCACTGTACGACTGGCTGATTGAAGCCGTCGGGATCTATCACCCGCAGCAGATCGAATTCGCCCGGCTGAATCTCACTTACACCGTGATGAGCAAGCGCAAATTGCTCGAACTGGTCGAGGCGAAGATTGTCAGCGGCTGGGACGACCCCCGCATGCCCACCATCGCCGGTATCCGCCGGCGCGGCTACACACCGGCTGCGATGCGCGACTTCTGCGAAACGATTGGCGTCACCCGCTTTAACGGGATGACCGATCTCGTGGTGCTGGAGAACGCCGTCCGGAATGATTTGAACAAGTCAGCCCCGCGCGTGATGGGTGTGCTCAAGCCTTTGAAAGTCGTGCTGACGAACTACCCCGAAGGTCAGACCGAAGAGTTCGACTGCATTAACAACCCGGAAGATCCCGCCGCCGGTAGCCGCAAGGTGCCATTCAGCCGGGAGTTGTATATTGAGCGGGATGACTTCATGGAAGATCCTCCCAAGCAGTTCTTTCGCCTGGCCCCCGGCCGGGAAGTGCGGCTGCGCTGGGCCTATGTCATCAAGTGCGAAGAGGCGGTCAAAGATCCCGCGACAGGCGAGATCGTCGAGCTGCGCTGCACTTATGATCCCGAGACCAAGGGAGGGAACACACCCGACGGAAGGAAGATCAAATCAACGATCCACTGGGTATCGGCTCCGCACGCATTAAGTACTGAAGTACGGCTCTACAGCCCGCTGTTCACCGTGGAAGATGTGTCGTCGATCCCGGAAGGTGAAGACTGGAAGAACTACTTGAGCCCGACGTCGCTGGTGGTGATCCCCGATGCGAAGCTGGAGCCTTCGGTGAAGACGCAAGCCACCGGCTACCGCTGCCAGTTCGAACGCCTGGGCTACTTCTGCCTCGACCCCGACACCACGAGTGAAAAACTGGTCTTCAACCGCACTGTCACCTTGAAGGATGAATGGGCCAAGATCCAGAAGAAGGGCGGCTGA
- a CDS encoding MarR family winged helix-turn-helix transcriptional regulator — translation MEHLPITPMLSADQVLELLFRTSHVLKMELDSQLGEWNMTEARHGLMKLLVDRHPDGLLQTELARLLMQSESNISMLVDRLQADGILERITPKGDRRKRLLCLTPAGLELWNVVEHVRQRWAESCFRSLGEERKIQLGIWLKSILREVRPEEVPALPAARFWRREAS, via the coding sequence GTGGAACATCTCCCGATCACTCCCATGCTCTCGGCAGATCAAGTGCTGGAGCTGCTCTTCCGCACGTCACATGTGTTGAAAATGGAGCTGGATTCTCAACTCGGCGAATGGAACATGACTGAGGCCCGCCATGGGCTGATGAAGCTGCTGGTCGATCGCCATCCCGATGGACTCCTGCAAACAGAACTGGCCCGGCTGCTCATGCAGTCGGAATCGAACATCTCGATGCTGGTCGATCGATTGCAGGCCGACGGCATTCTCGAACGCATTACCCCCAAGGGTGATCGCCGCAAGCGATTGCTCTGTCTGACACCGGCTGGCCTGGAATTATGGAACGTGGTCGAGCACGTCCGTCAGCGCTGGGCTGAATCGTGCTTCCGCAGCCTGGGGGAAGAGCGAAAAATCCAACTGGGCATCTGGCTGAAATCGATTCTGAGGGAAGTGCGTCCTGAAGAAGTTCCTGCACTTCCAGCAGCCAGATTCTGGCGACGGGAGGCTTCCTGA
- a CDS encoding ABC transporter ATP-binding protein produces MKYAARLIDIHKTYQLGEHLVRALRGVSVDFPEGDYVAIMGSSGSGKSTMLNLLGALDRPTDGHYILAGHDVSELDDDQLSEIRNKLIGFIFQSYNLIPQYTVLENIQVPLHYRTHQRTISSSDMNRCLDLAGRVGLAERLDHRPFQLSGGQQQRVAIARALINDPEIILADEPTGNLDSTTEQEIMQLLGELNAEGRTIIMVTHENSVARKAKQQIIMKDGKIAGFGLFSDDTHSK; encoded by the coding sequence ATGAAGTATGCCGCCCGATTAATTGACATTCACAAGACTTACCAACTGGGCGAGCACCTGGTGCGGGCCTTGCGCGGTGTCTCTGTCGATTTTCCCGAAGGCGATTACGTGGCCATCATGGGATCCTCCGGAAGCGGCAAGAGCACCATGCTCAACCTGCTGGGGGCTCTCGACCGTCCCACCGATGGACATTACATCCTCGCCGGTCACGATGTCAGCGAACTCGATGACGATCAGCTCTCTGAAATTCGCAACAAGCTGATTGGCTTTATCTTTCAGTCGTACAATCTGATCCCGCAATACACAGTGCTGGAAAATATTCAGGTACCTCTGCACTACCGCACCCACCAGCGGACAATCAGTTCGTCCGATATGAATCGTTGTCTTGATCTGGCGGGACGCGTGGGATTAGCCGAGCGTCTTGATCACCGTCCGTTCCAGCTTTCCGGTGGTCAGCAGCAGCGTGTGGCAATTGCGCGCGCACTCATTAACGACCCCGAAATCATCCTCGCTGACGAACCGACCGGAAATCTCGATTCGACCACAGAGCAGGAAATCATGCAGCTCCTGGGCGAACTCAATGCCGAGGGCCGCACGATCATCATGGTGACGCACGAAAACTCCGTCGCCCGCAAAGCCAAGCAGCAGATCATCATGAAAGATGGCAAGATCGCCGGTTTTGGGCTCTTCTCGGATGATACTCACAGCAAATAG
- a CDS encoding efflux RND transporter periplasmic adaptor subunit, whose translation MGGALAFPQFGMIKAAPDEAEDGVMTTPVRKGDLQVTVTETGTLDSARNAILTCQVEGSTTIISIVPEGTFVKEGDIVCELDSSALVDRETTQKISLTQAEALLSQAQENVEIQKTQNESDVAAAELKLSLALLDLRKFEEGEFLQQVNELSGAVTLARENLSRAEESQAFVKRMAQKGYRSQNDLEAERIAVTKAEIDLKVAEEKLKVLKDFTYVRTLEELQANAKEFEREIQRVKRKSVAALSQKQAELSKCELTFKVEKDKYERIVKQIEACTIRAPQDGQVVWANARDPRRSDAPVIEEGAVVRERQAIINLPDYDAMKVNARIHESRISLIKTGLPVRVRIDAYAGEVFAGVVDTVSSVPLSNSSFSRGDVKEYEASVRLTDAVEKVNKLRPGLSANIEIIVAELSDVLLAPVQAIVTIGRDQYAWVRSGDQYERRTVKIGRTNERQIEIKEGLADGEKVVMNPRTLFAKEVGQLENELAKKEAEQSTEGGPRRPGGPRGMGGERRGPGGPEGADGSSPMIPGGPGLPGQRGAGESGRPQGGRPDASQFEAGRARPQNEGTAGTRGPADFPVETKPAEAGAKSSENRLAPALPLPAATK comes from the coding sequence GTGGGTGGCGCGCTCGCGTTCCCACAGTTCGGGATGATCAAAGCCGCCCCTGATGAAGCCGAAGACGGGGTGATGACCACTCCCGTTCGCAAAGGCGATCTGCAGGTAACCGTCACTGAGACGGGGACTCTCGACAGTGCCCGCAATGCCATCCTCACTTGTCAGGTGGAAGGCTCGACAACAATCATCAGCATTGTCCCCGAAGGCACCTTCGTGAAGGAAGGGGATATCGTCTGCGAACTCGATTCTTCAGCTCTGGTGGATCGCGAAACCACACAAAAGATCAGTCTCACGCAGGCTGAAGCGCTGCTTTCACAAGCCCAGGAAAATGTCGAGATCCAGAAGACTCAAAATGAGAGCGATGTGGCGGCTGCCGAACTGAAGCTCTCGCTGGCACTTCTTGATCTGCGCAAGTTCGAAGAAGGCGAGTTTCTACAACAGGTTAATGAACTCTCCGGAGCAGTGACTCTGGCGCGAGAAAACCTTTCGCGTGCGGAAGAGTCGCAAGCATTCGTGAAGCGAATGGCCCAGAAAGGCTACCGCAGTCAGAACGATCTCGAAGCCGAACGGATTGCCGTGACAAAAGCCGAGATCGATTTGAAGGTGGCCGAAGAAAAACTCAAGGTGCTCAAAGATTTCACCTATGTACGCACGCTCGAAGAGTTGCAGGCCAATGCCAAAGAGTTCGAGCGGGAAATTCAACGCGTGAAGCGAAAGTCTGTGGCCGCACTTTCTCAGAAGCAGGCCGAACTTTCGAAGTGCGAACTGACATTCAAGGTCGAGAAGGACAAGTACGAACGCATCGTGAAGCAGATTGAAGCCTGCACGATCCGTGCGCCGCAGGATGGGCAGGTCGTCTGGGCCAATGCCCGTGATCCCCGGCGTTCGGATGCTCCCGTGATCGAAGAAGGGGCTGTGGTTCGTGAACGACAGGCGATTATCAACCTGCCTGATTACGATGCGATGAAGGTCAATGCCCGGATTCACGAAAGCCGTATCAGCCTCATCAAGACAGGTCTGCCCGTACGGGTACGCATCGATGCCTATGCTGGCGAAGTCTTTGCCGGTGTGGTCGATACTGTTTCTTCAGTTCCACTGTCGAACAGTTCGTTCTCTCGTGGCGACGTGAAAGAATACGAAGCCAGCGTGCGACTGACCGATGCCGTCGAAAAGGTGAACAAGCTGAGGCCAGGCCTCTCTGCCAACATCGAGATCATTGTGGCTGAACTGAGCGATGTGCTTCTGGCTCCCGTCCAGGCCATCGTGACGATTGGTCGCGATCAATACGCCTGGGTACGAAGTGGCGATCAATATGAGCGGCGGACGGTGAAAATCGGTCGAACCAATGAACGTCAGATCGAGATTAAAGAAGGTCTGGCTGATGGCGAGAAAGTGGTCATGAATCCTCGAACCCTCTTCGCCAAAGAAGTGGGTCAGCTCGAAAACGAACTCGCGAAAAAGGAAGCTGAGCAGTCGACCGAAGGTGGCCCACGCCGTCCAGGTGGCCCGCGAGGTATGGGAGGCGAACGTCGCGGCCCCGGTGGACCAGAAGGTGCCGATGGTTCCAGCCCAATGATCCCGGGTGGGCCGGGTCTTCCTGGTCAGCGCGGTGCTGGTGAATCTGGCCGACCACAAGGTGGGCGTCCGGATGCTTCCCAGTTCGAAGCCGGTCGGGCTCGTCCCCAGAATGAAGGGACTGCTGGAACGCGTGGCCCTGCCGATTTTCCAGTCGAGACAAAACCTGCGGAAGCAGGTGCGAAGTCATCAGAAAATCGCTTGGCACCAGCTCTGCCTTTGCCCGCCGCTACGAAATAA
- a CDS encoding TolC family protein — MSSKSRAKYWPRPARTAGLSTRAAIVAVLSSALLVSLCTGCSRNYWRTQADFDTYNEVLKKTRDPRWDLPRVTVEADPRSRFFDPFDPDHEPLPPDDPAAAQYMVRASGWNGYKSWHKLGESLTVENPQWLANFGFSPEMIPGKSNEFLATEKQAADVLDEETPGPQQMNTPGGMTSGQSAQGLPASRQIAALGAGSKAPAQNSAIQLVNHEVMELAQGGAELPPPPVPPVPSSDPFPEVPGAAPAANEGNMPAMLPGADADAQVAQNSDDPITTGRQVPTIDRLTLEQAIELANLNNRTYQSIIEDVYLAALDLTFQQFQFSVRYLGFSGEPNGGLEYRNIPGGPNNLAMNGRFGVSQLLPTGGQWVAELTNNTLWLFSGPNQTASVSVLSYSLVQPLLLGAGRKVVMENLTQQERQVLYSVRTLARYRKIFFSDTVINGPGGGFLGLLRQYQQVRNQKDNIQALIVQVERLRALNSAKPQVFLQRVEPFPVDLNPPAEFAAQLVLNPARLEVGWRGPMTAEMRDRLMALSTSAAWREAINNAYRQLETETISLDIAQLVTRLANSENALRSAERSFQDNLDLFKLQLGVPTDFQISIKTDILKQFELIDPLLNARENEVIAFVNDVSLLDDAVVDVATLERVTSLFDEMMNRIEKDSLETVRIDFERVAANEAYRLAHLPTANQREQYRKNLERDAQIFASQLKDFAGIRERIDIVRSRPANTPWTPAQWRDAVFEIKNCREDLLQVTQSLKVVQLGLRVELIKLADFDLGFDQVVELAMENRLDLMNQRAFVVDSRRQMEVAANRLQAQVNLVAEGDIGTSGGNKPFDFRGTNSQYRAGVQVTAPLDQIIERNNYRESQINYQRARRAYMALEDDVKADVRAEWRQLSVLRQNFETARQTLRFSAMQLDLAIENNNAPTNAAAAGNAGRTNQGGNTGLNLLNALNAILGAQNDLIGIWVDYERNRINIYRDMDIMQVDERGIWIDEIYQNRTSPAASGNNEPAYDTASLPPTAALLVSLGTEELLQRERSSRVRTGRISLPAPGVVAAVSGYGNGSTADGSFDQRNSDAIQQVGFEELSHSAGSTHPVFDSRSTQKGTGQEAQRGLGQVDRPHTSAGSRSGWRARVPTVRDDQSRP; from the coding sequence ATGTCTAGCAAGTCGCGTGCAAAATACTGGCCTCGTCCCGCGCGAACAGCAGGGCTTTCGACACGCGCTGCAATTGTCGCAGTGCTCAGTTCAGCGCTGTTGGTAAGTCTGTGCACAGGCTGCTCGCGAAACTACTGGCGGACTCAGGCCGATTTCGACACTTACAACGAAGTGCTCAAGAAGACGCGCGATCCGCGCTGGGATCTGCCGCGAGTCACCGTTGAAGCGGATCCTCGCAGCCGGTTTTTTGATCCGTTTGACCCGGATCATGAACCCTTGCCGCCGGATGATCCTGCCGCTGCGCAGTACATGGTGCGCGCCAGTGGTTGGAATGGCTACAAAAGCTGGCACAAGCTGGGTGAATCGCTCACCGTCGAAAACCCGCAATGGCTGGCGAACTTTGGCTTCTCACCGGAGATGATTCCCGGGAAGAGCAATGAGTTTCTGGCCACGGAAAAGCAGGCGGCTGATGTGCTCGACGAAGAGACACCCGGCCCGCAGCAGATGAACACGCCCGGTGGCATGACATCTGGTCAATCAGCCCAGGGCTTGCCAGCGAGTCGCCAAATCGCAGCGCTGGGTGCAGGATCGAAAGCACCGGCACAAAACTCAGCCATTCAACTGGTGAACCATGAAGTGATGGAATTGGCTCAGGGCGGGGCTGAATTGCCACCACCACCTGTCCCACCTGTTCCCAGTTCAGATCCTTTCCCGGAAGTTCCTGGTGCTGCACCCGCAGCGAACGAAGGGAACATGCCCGCGATGTTGCCGGGAGCAGATGCTGATGCTCAGGTCGCTCAGAATTCCGATGATCCCATCACGACAGGACGGCAGGTTCCGACCATTGATCGACTCACTCTGGAGCAGGCGATTGAACTGGCGAATCTGAATAACCGCACGTATCAGTCGATTATTGAAGATGTCTACCTGGCTGCGCTGGATCTGACATTTCAGCAGTTCCAGTTCAGCGTGCGCTACCTGGGCTTCAGCGGTGAACCGAATGGTGGACTGGAGTATCGCAACATACCGGGTGGGCCCAATAATCTCGCGATGAACGGGCGATTTGGAGTCAGCCAGTTGCTCCCCACCGGGGGCCAGTGGGTGGCTGAGTTAACGAACAATACGTTGTGGCTGTTCTCGGGGCCTAATCAGACAGCCAGCGTCTCGGTGTTGAGTTATTCGCTGGTGCAGCCTCTGCTTCTGGGTGCTGGTCGAAAAGTGGTCATGGAAAACCTGACGCAGCAGGAGCGTCAGGTGCTCTACTCTGTCCGAACTCTGGCGCGTTATCGGAAGATCTTCTTCAGCGATACCGTCATTAACGGGCCGGGTGGCGGCTTTCTGGGGCTCTTGCGTCAGTATCAGCAGGTGCGTAACCAGAAGGACAACATTCAGGCTTTGATTGTGCAGGTCGAACGATTGCGGGCTTTGAACTCGGCCAAGCCTCAGGTCTTCCTGCAACGCGTTGAACCGTTCCCTGTCGATCTCAATCCACCCGCTGAGTTCGCAGCACAACTCGTGTTGAACCCGGCTCGACTGGAAGTGGGCTGGCGTGGCCCGATGACTGCCGAAATGCGTGATCGGCTGATGGCACTCTCCACCAGTGCCGCCTGGCGTGAAGCAATTAACAATGCGTACCGTCAGCTCGAGACCGAAACGATCAGCCTCGACATCGCACAGCTCGTCACGCGATTGGCGAACTCGGAGAACGCACTCCGTTCGGCAGAGCGTTCCTTTCAGGACAATCTCGATCTGTTCAAGCTGCAGCTCGGTGTTCCGACCGATTTTCAGATCTCGATCAAGACCGATATTCTCAAACAGTTCGAGTTGATTGATCCACTGCTGAATGCCCGCGAAAACGAAGTCATCGCTTTCGTGAACGATGTCAGCCTGCTGGATGATGCCGTCGTCGATGTGGCCACGCTGGAGCGTGTCACCAGCCTCTTCGATGAGATGATGAATCGCATTGAGAAAGACAGCTTAGAGACGGTTCGCATCGATTTTGAACGTGTGGCAGCCAACGAGGCTTATCGACTGGCCCATTTGCCGACGGCGAATCAACGGGAACAATACCGCAAGAACCTGGAGCGCGACGCTCAGATTTTTGCCTCACAACTGAAAGATTTCGCCGGTATTCGAGAACGTATTGATATTGTCCGCAGCCGACCAGCCAATACTCCGTGGACACCTGCACAATGGCGGGACGCGGTTTTTGAAATTAAGAACTGCCGTGAAGATTTATTACAGGTGACACAGAGTCTGAAAGTGGTTCAACTGGGTTTAAGAGTGGAGCTGATCAAGCTGGCCGATTTCGATCTCGGTTTTGATCAAGTGGTCGAACTGGCCATGGAGAACCGGCTCGATCTCATGAACCAGCGGGCCTTTGTCGTCGACAGCCGGCGGCAGATGGAAGTCGCTGCCAACCGGCTCCAGGCACAGGTCAATCTGGTAGCAGAAGGAGACATTGGAACATCTGGCGGGAATAAACCGTTCGATTTCCGAGGGACAAATAGTCAGTACCGCGCGGGCGTTCAGGTCACTGCGCCTCTCGATCAAATTATTGAGCGGAACAATTATCGCGAATCGCAGATTAATTATCAGAGAGCCCGTCGTGCGTATATGGCTCTGGAAGACGATGTGAAGGCAGATGTTCGTGCCGAGTGGCGGCAACTGTCGGTTTTGAGGCAAAACTTCGAAACAGCCCGGCAAACACTCCGTTTTTCGGCCATGCAGCTCGATCTTGCTATTGAGAACAATAATGCTCCGACGAATGCGGCTGCCGCCGGGAATGCCGGTCGCACCAATCAGGGCGGAAATACAGGTTTGAACCTGCTGAATGCCTTGAATGCGATTCTGGGTGCTCAGAACGACTTGATTGGAATCTGGGTCGATTACGAACGGAATCGCATTAACATTTACCGTGACATGGATATCATGCAGGTGGATGAACGGGGAATCTGGATTGACGAAATCTACCAGAACCGGACATCTCCCGCCGCATCTGGTAACAACGAGCCCGCCTATGACACCGCCAGCCTCCCCCCAACAGCCGCACTCCTCGTCTCCTTGGGAACTGAAGAGCTCCTCCAGCGGGAGCGAAGTTCCCGGGTTCGAACTGGGAGAATCAGCCTCCCTGCACCCGGCGTCGTCGCCGCGGTCAGTGGATACGGAAACGGCTCCACAGCGGACGGCAGCTTCGACCAGCGAAACTCTGACGCCATCCAGCAAGTCGGCTTCGAAGAACTCTCCCACAGCGCCGGCAGCACCCATCCGGTCTTCGACAGTCGAAGCACCCAAAAGGGAACTGGCCAAGAAGCGCAAAGGGGGCTGGGGCAAGTGGATCGCCCTCACACTTCTGCTGGCAGCCGGAGTGGGTGGCGCGCTCGCGTTCCCACAGTTCGGGATGATCAAAGCCGCCCCTGA
- a CDS encoding FMN-binding negative transcriptional regulator, with protein MYTPSYFEESRVEVLHDLIDRHSLGVLVTHGGGGLDANHLPFDLQRDGGPLGVLHCHVARVNPVWRDLSDGDEVLVVFRAGEAYISPNWYPSKHERHKQVPTWNYIVAHAHGKVTIRDNAEYVRGVVERLTRRHEASQTIPWSMSDSSESFINTLLQGIVGIEIQVTRLIGKSKLSQNKEVRDILGAGEALRALGEGDISAAMLDHARTMGEPGTT; from the coding sequence ATGTATACGCCGTCGTACTTTGAGGAATCGCGGGTCGAGGTTCTGCACGATTTGATCGATCGGCACTCGCTGGGCGTGCTCGTCACGCATGGCGGCGGCGGGCTGGATGCGAATCATCTGCCATTCGATTTGCAGCGGGACGGTGGGCCGCTGGGTGTGCTGCATTGCCATGTCGCGAGGGTCAATCCGGTCTGGCGGGACCTATCTGACGGTGACGAGGTGCTAGTCGTCTTCCGGGCGGGCGAAGCCTATATCTCGCCTAACTGGTATCCCAGCAAGCACGAACGCCACAAGCAGGTTCCCACCTGGAACTACATCGTCGCGCACGCCCATGGGAAGGTGACCATCCGCGACAACGCAGAGTACGTCCGGGGAGTCGTCGAGCGGTTGACCCGCCGGCATGAAGCATCGCAGACCATCCCGTGGAGCATGAGCGACAGCTCCGAGAGCTTCATCAACACGCTCCTCCAAGGAATCGTCGGCATCGAGATCCAAGTCACCCGCCTGATCGGCAAATCGAAGCTAAGCCAGAACAAGGAGGTGCGGGACATCCTCGGTGCGGGGGAGGCGCTCCGGGCGCTGGGGGAAGGTGATATCAGCGCGGCGATGCTGGATCATGCTCGCACAATGGGGGAACCGGGAACAACGTGA